A segment of the Nitrosospira briensis C-128 genome:
CTGTCCAGGTTGAGCTTCATGACATCGCGTAAAAATTTTCCCGTCTCCCGCGTGGCTTCGCCTACTACGGACCCTGGCGTGGGCACAGCAATGGCGTAATCGCGAAAATCCGGCATTTCCAGGTCTTTCAGTAGTTGGCCGCCGTTGGCATGGGGATTTGCGCCCATTCGCCGCTCGCCCTGCGGCGCCAGCGCTGCCAACTCCGGTACCAATGTTCCCTTGTCATCGAATAACTCTTCCGGCTTGTAGCTTTTCATCCAGTCTTCGAGCAGCTTCAGATGCCATGGCTTTGAACCGATCTCCGCAAACGGCACTTGGTGCGAGCGCCAAAAACCCTCGACTTTCTTGCCGTCGACTTCTTCCGGGCCGGTCCACCCCTTGGGGCTGCGCAAAACAATCATCGGCCAGCGGGCATATGTCGTTACGCCATTGCTACGTGCTTCCTGCTGAATTGCCCTGATCTTGCCGATCACGACATCCAGCGTAACCGCCATTGTCTGATGCATGAGTTCGGGGTCGGACCCTTCGACGAAATAGGGCTCATAACCATAGCCCATGAGCAGGCTCTCCAACTCTTCATGGCTGATGCGCGCGAGTAGCGTGGGGCCTGCAATTTTATAACCATTAAGGTGCAGGATCGGCAGCACCGCGCCATCATGGGCCGGATTCAGAAATTTGTTGGAATGCCAAGCGGCGGCAAGCGGTCCGGTTTCAGCTTCGCCATCCCCCACCACGCACGCCACGATCAGATCCGGGCTGTCGAAAGCCGCCCCAAAGGCATGCGACAGCGAGTAACCCAGTTCACCGCCTTCATTAATCGAGCCCGGCGTTTCCGGCGCCACATGGCTGGGAATGCCGCCGGGAAACGAGAATTGCTTGAATAGTCGTTGCATGCCTTTAGCATCGCGGGAAATACGGGGATAGAATTCGCTGTAGGTACCTTCGAGCCACGTATTTGCGACCATGGCCGGTCCACCGTGGCCGGGCCCGGCTATATAGAACATATTCAGGTCATATTTTTTTATGACACGGTTCAGATGTACATAAATAAAATTAAGCCCGGGCGTCGTGCCCCAATGGCCAAGTAATCGGGGCTTGATATGCTCAAGCGCGAGCGGCGCCTTGAGTAAAGGGTTGTCCAGCAGATAGATTTGTCCGACGGAGAGATAATTCGCCGCACGCCAATATGCGTTCATCTTGCGCAGATCATCTGCTGAGAGCGGCTTATTTTCAGGTGTGCTTATCGACCGGGTTTCGCTCATGATTTTCTCCTGTAATCGTTAATCCGCTTCGCGTTTCATTAAAGCGTCCGCCTCGCGTGCCAGGATAACCGCCTCATTTACGGGTGTAACCCAGACCTCAATCCGGCTGAAAGGGCTGCTGATGCACGACATTCCACTGGCACCGTAATTTTTTTGGGTATCGACTTCAATTCCGCACCAGTCCATGCCGGTCAAAATTTTTTCCCTCACTTCCGGCACGTTCTCGCCCACTCCGCCCCCAAAAACGATGGCTTCGGCGCCGCCCAATACTGCAAGATAAGCACCCACATATTTACGTGCCCGGTAACAATATAAATCCACCGCCAGCCGCGCAAGTTCATCTGGAGATCGTAACAACTCACGTATATCGGCACTGATCCCGGAAACACCCAACAGGCCCGAGCGCCCATTGAGCAATCGATCCAGTTGCTCCGGTGTCAGGCTTTCCTGACGCTGGAGAAATATGGTGAGACCCGGATCTATATCGCCTGAGCGCGTCGCCATCACGAGCCCCTCCAAGGGTGAAAATCCCATTGAAGTATCTCGCGGCAATCCGTTATCGATCGCCGTGATCGAACAACCGGCCCCGAGTTGCATCGAAATTATCCTCGCACTTCGCAAGGAACCTGGTTGAAGCGCCCGCCAGCTTTGCCACATTGACTTGTGCGCCAGCCCATGAAAGCCATACCTGCGCAATCCATGCTTTTCAGCAAGCTCATGCGGAATAGCATAAGCTCGCGCAGTTTTCGGCAGAGCCGTAAAAAACGCGGTATCAAACACCGCGACCTGGACAATGTCCTTCAACACCTCGCGGGTTGCGCGTATCCACCGCAGCGCGACGGGGTTGTGAAGTGGCGCCAGCAGCGCCAATCGCTCGATCTCCTGCTCGATTTTCCTGTCGATCAGGCATGGCGCGGTAAGATTCATACCGCCGTGAACCACTCGATGCGCTGCCACGGTAATTCCCCCGAGCGCATGTGTCTGCATGAATTCTTTCAGTACGCTCAATGGTTCGCCAACGGAAAGATCATGACGTATGCTCGCCACCTCCGTGAATGTGTCGCCATCGCAAACGAAGACCCCCAGGCGAACTGATGAACTGCCGGTATTAACGGTCAATATGATTGTGGTCATGGGCTCAAAAACATATCGCCAGTCGCGAGCCTTGGAAACGACCGAGACTGGACATCAGGCAACTTGATTCTCTGATTAAACACGATTGTGCATGGAAGTCTGTACGCCAGATTACATATGACACTCTATTTCGATCCCAGCCATAATCCACAGTGCTTCGGAACAACTGTTCAGGCTAAGGTGTACATCACTGCCGACAGCGATAAATCCTCGTATCAAAATAGTAAGTGACAAGATCGCACTTACGGCTTCGCTGGTGGTCAGAACACTGATGCCGACAATCATCGATCGATCGCTAAAATCAGCCACGTCTTTCGATGCGGTTCCCTTATCCGGGCAGTAATATGACGAGATTGTGATTAACGTTGGCAAACGCTTTCAGACAGGCGTATCCGATGCAATTTATGGAACATCCAGGTGAATCGATAATGCTATACTCTTCCTTTCACCGTCCTCTCAGGAGACCATCATGAAGAAAATATTGACCCTGCTGACTCTGGCCATTTTAAGCTTCGGATTGGCCGCCTTTGATGCCGAAGCAAGGCGCTTTGGCGGCGGCAAGAGCATTGGCAAGCAACGTGAAGCCATCAGCCCGCAAACGCCTCCCAAATCGGCGCAAACACCCCCTGCTGCGTCGGCACCCGCCGCGGCGGGCAATAGGTGGATGGGCCCGCTGGCTGGATTGGCTGCGGGAGGATTGCTGGCAGCATTATTCATGGGTGGCGCATTTGAAGGCATCAATATGATGGATGTGTTGATGCTGGCTGCGCTGATGGCTGCGGTTTTCTTCGTCGTGCGCATGATGCGCAAACCGCGGCAGGAACATTCGGCACGACCGATGCAGTATTCGGGCATGGGAGCAGGCCCCGGCAGTAGCGGGACCGCGACGGCGACAGAACACGCAACGGCACCGGGGGAAAGTACGGCAGCACCAGCCCAGGCACAAGCTGTTGCCAGCAAAACCGCGAATATTCCCGCGGACTTCCAGGTCGAGCCATTCCTGCGCAATGCAAAAACGTCATTCATCCGCTTGCAAGCGGCCAATGATGCCCGGGACCTGAGCGACATCCGGGAATACACTACGCCGGAAATGTTTGCGGAGATCAGCATGCAGATCTCCGAACGCGGCAATGAACCTCAAAGAACCGAGGTGATGGGTATCAATGCGGAACTGCTTGAGGTGGTTACCGAGAACAACACGGCCATTGCCAGCGTCCGGTTCAACGGGCAACTGCGGGAGTCTTCCAATCCACCGGAAGCATTTGATGAAATCTGGCACGTGCAGAAGAATATCAAGGACCCTGAATCCGTCTGGCTGTTGGCAGGAATTCAGCAAGTCTCATAGATCCGGCCGCAATGCTGGCATCCGTTGCGATAGCCCCGCTTAACCACTTGTTGCGCGGAGAGAGTTGGGCGCGTAAGCGGTTGCAGCTTCATGCAGGCAGGACGGCACGTTTTCGCCTCCCTCCCTTCCCTGACCTCGCCCTGACCATCCAGGCCAGCGGTGAGGTTTCGGCGGCGGCAAAGGGCGCGCTCGATGACGCCACCTTGACGCTTATTCCAGGTTTATTGCCACGCTTGCTTGCCCATGATGAAGATGCCTATCGCGAAGTCAGGATCTCGGGTGATAGCGAGTTTGCGGAAGAAATTCTCCTTATCGGAAAAAGCCTGCATTGGGATGTGGAGCAGGATATTAGCGGTGTAACGGGAGATATCCTCGCGCATCGGGTAGTGAAGGCCGGCGAAGGCCTGATGCACTGGCAAGCTGAAACCGCACGTAATTTATGGCAGACGCTGACGGAATATCTGACAGAAGAGCAGCCATTGCTTGCAAAATCAATGGATATGCACGAGCTTATTCATGAAATAAACACATTACGGAACCATGCCGCAAGTCTGGAAATGCGCGTGAACGCGTTGGATCGCTAAAAAGTCGGCTTCACGACAAACAAAATTGAGAAGATTACAGACGTACCACCATTCCTTGGCATAAATGCGTTTCTTTCGCCTTCTCAAAATACTCTCGGTAGCATTTCGTTTTGGCCTGGATGAATTTTTTCTGGGCCACGAGCGGCTTCGGTTTCTGCGGCCTGCTGTCAAGGTGGCGACGTTCTGGCGGCGGCTGGATAGGGCGCGAGGCGAACGCCTGCGCCTTGCGCTGGAAACCCTTGGCCCTATATTCGTCAAGTTTGGCCAGATGCTTTCGACTCGCCGGGATCTTCTGCCGCAGGATATCGCCGATGAACTGGCCAAGCTGCAAGATCAGGTCCCGCCGTTTCCCTCCAGTCTCGCCATCAAGACGCTGGAGCAGATCTATGGAAAACCGGTCACCGAGGTCTTTCTGGTCTTTGACGCAGAACCGGTAGCCAGTGCATCCATCGCACAGGTTCATCTGGCGGTGCTGCATGACGGAACGGAAGTTGCGGTCAAGGTGCTGCGACCGGGCATCGCTCCCATCATCGCACATGACGTGGCATTGATGGATTCCGGCGCTTTGCTGGTCGAAGCGCTGTGGCCCGACGGCAAGCGGCTTAAGCCGCGCGAGGTGGTGACCGAATTTGCCCGGCATCTGGACGACGAGTTGGATCTCATGCGCGAGGCATCGAACTGCAGTCAGCTGCGGCGTAATTTTCTGGATTCTCCATTGCTGTTAGTGCCCGAAGTTTACTGGGATTATTGCTATTCCGGCGTTATGGTGATGCAGCGCGTAAAAGGCATACCTATCAGCCAGGTGACGAAACTACGCGAGCAGGGAGTCGATATTCCAAGACTTGCCAGAGTCGGCGTGGAAATATTTTTTACTCAGGTATTTCGGGACGGTTATTTCCACGCCGATATGCATCCGGGCAATATCTTTGTTGGCCAGGACGGACGTTACATCGCGGTCGATTTCGGCATAATGGGAACGCTCACCGACGAGGACAAAAATTATCTGGCGCAGAATTTCCTGGCATTTTTTCGGCGCGACTACAAGCGTGTGGCCGAGGCGCATGTGGAGGCGGGGTGGGCGCCGAAAAATACTCGCGTTGATGATTTCGAAACTGCGATTCGTGCCGTATGCGAACCCATCTTTGACAAGCCGCTGAAGGAAATTTCCTTTGGCCGCGTGCTGCTGCGGCTGTTCCAGACATCACGCCAATTTAATGTTGAAATCCAGCCGCAGCTGGTAATGCTGCAAAAAACCTTATTGAATATCGAAGGGCTGGGGCGCGACCTCGACCCCGATCTCGACCTGTGGACGACGGCGAAGCCCTACCTGGAAAACTGGATGGCCGAACAGCTTGGCTGGCGCGGGCTAACTCGGCGGCTGGCCAAGGAAGCATCGAGCTGGGCAGTCATCATGCCGCAGTTTCCACGCTTGCTGCATCAGGTTTTAAATGAAAATCGCACACAGGCGATGGACGAAAAAATAACCGAAATACTCACCGAACAAAAACGCCAAAGCCGCTTATTCGCTGCTATTGCAGCGATACTGGCAGCATTGCTGCTGTGGCAGACATGGCACTGAAACGCTAGCAGCCTGTCGAACTCGAAGAATCGCAGCGAAAGTGGCTGGGCGAGGGCAGATTTTGCGGATTTGAAGGCCAATAGCTATTCTATTGGCCGAAAAAGCAGCGAAATATAAACCAGCCAGACGCTTTTGCAGCCGATTTCCTTTAAGTCCGACAGGCTGCTCCAGGTCTCCAAGCTCCTTGTCCGCGTGTACGCGCGGGTTGTCGTCCCGACAAATTTCCCGCATTCACCACCGGCCCTACTCTGCCTATACTCCGGCTAGCCTATAAGCATATCGATGCATGTGGATCGGGAGCGGCAGGCGGAACAAATTTTGGTAAAATTCCTGTCTTTTGTCTTTTAACCGGCACGACAATGGCACTACTTGAAATCCGTAATGTCACACGGCGCTTTGGCAGCTATACCGCGGTCGATAATGTCAGCATCAGTGTGGAGTCGGGTGAATTCTTCACGCTGCTGGGGCCATCGGGTTGTGGTAAAACGACGCTCCTGCGGATGATAGCCGGGTTCGATCTTCCGGATTCAGGCCAAATCCTGTTGGACGGAAGAGACATGGTCGGCACGCCGCCGGAAAAACGCCCGGTCCATACCGTATTTCAAACATACGCGTTGTTCCCGCATATGACCGTAGCGGACAATATTGCGTTTCCGCTCAAGATGGCTGGTAAAAAACCACATGAAATAAAAACCAGCGTAGCGGATGCCCTGGACAGCGTACACCTGTCGAATTTCAGCAACCGTTTCCCCAATGAATTATCGGGTGGGCAGAAACAGCGAGTGGCGTTTGCCAGAGGATTAGTCAACCGCCCCCGGTTGTTGCTGCTGGATGAACCATTGGGTGCACTCGATGCCAAATTGCGCGAGGAAATGCAGATGGAGTTGATCAATCTTCAGAAAGAAGTTGGGGTAACATTCGTTTTTGTTACCCATGCCCAGAACGAAGCGCTGGCGCTGTCACATCGCATCGCGGTGATGAACCGCGGCAATGTCGAACAAATCGACGAACCTTCCAAAATCTATGGTTTTCCCAGAAATCGCTTTGTTGCGGATTTTATCGGCAAGATCAGCATGATGAGCGCACAAGTCCTGGAGGCTTCGCCTACCCATTTGAGACTTGATGTAGGCGAAGTGGGGGAAATTACAACCGCCGGCAAGGAAGGTATCAAACCCGGCGATAAAGGTACGATCGCGATTCGTCCCGAACAGGTATTGATTTCCCACCCCTCGGAGGAACCACGCCTGAAAAATCATTTCCTCGGTAAAGTACGTGATTTTTTATATGTTGGAGATGTTACCACCTATATCGTTGAGCTCGCCAATGGCGCCGATATAGAGGCTTTGCTGCCTAATTCCGCACCTGGACGCGCAAAGTTTTTCGAGGTAGGGGATCCAGTAAGCGTCTCATGGCATCACGACGCCGGTATTTTTCTCAATGACTAAAGAAGAAGCCAATGCGCCTCGCGCTGCCCGATTTCTGGTAAGCGGACCGCCGCTATTGTTCCTGGTCGTATTCTTCGTCGCTCCCAGCCTGATCATGATTCTCACCTCGTTCCGCTTTCCGGGCGAGTTCGGTGGCCTGGCACCCATCACTGCACCCGCGGGCGCGGACCACGGCGAATACGGCCTTACCGCCGAAGCTTACCAGTTTTTTTTCAGCAACATTCTTTACGCGGAAATTTTTCTCAAATCCTTCGGCGTTGCGTCGGCAACCACCCTCATTTGTCTTGTTATGGCCTATCCGCTGGCAGTGCTGATCGCGCGCAGTGAAAAACGCTTCCGAAACCTGATGGTGCTGCTGGTAGTGTTGCCATTTGCCAGTAATTTTCTCATCCGTATTTATGCCTGGATGATTATTCTTGGGCCTGAATCCGGGCTCAGCCATTTCATCAATGCTATTCTCGGCGCATTCGGGATTGCCCCTGTGACGTTGTTGTTCTCGCCGTTTGCCGTATTGATCGGCATGGTATATGTACACCTGCCGTTTATGGTGCTGCCGCTTTATACCAACCTGGAAAAGCATGATCCCTCGCTTCTGGACGCCGCACAGGATCTGGGCGCCAACGGCTGGCAGCGGTTCTGGCGCGTCACGTGGCCGCTATCCCTGCCCGGCGTTTTTTCGGGTTCGGCACTCGTATTCATCCCGGTACTCGGCATGTTCGCGGTGCCGGACATACTCGGCGGTACGGGCGACATTCTCATCGGCAATCTGATCAAGGATCAATTCCTCGGCACCCGTGACTGGCCTTTTGGTTCAGCGCTATCAATCATGCTGACGCTGGCGGTGCTATCCGTCGCCGGGTTGACCGCCTGGTTCGCTCGCTCGGCCACCGGGCGGCGCGCGGCATAGCATGAGCCGCACCAATATCTGGCTTTGGTCCGCAGCCGGCGTGATTTACGCCTTCCTGTACGTTCCGCTGGTTATCGTGGTTTTGTATTCGTTCAACGATTCAAAGCTGAATGCCGAGTGGGTGGGATTCACATTGTCCTGGTATAAGACACTGTTCCAGAATACGGAAATGCTCACCGCCGCGCGCAATTCGCTGATCATCGCGCTCAGTGCAAGTTTCAGCGCAACCCTGCTCGGTACGATGGCTGGCCTGGCGATACATCGGTATAAGCTCAAGGTCTTGCCGATATTGGTGTTCACGCCGGTGGCGATGCCCGAAATCCTTCTGGGCGTATCGCTGCTTTTATTCTTTTTGCAGGTGCTTAATTTAACGCTCGGCATGGTGTCCATCATCATTGCGCACACGACATTTTGTATCGGTTTCGTTGCCATCATCGTACGGGCGCGGCTCCAGGGCATGGATGAAAGTATTTTTGAAGCCGCGCGCGATCTCGGCGCCTCTCCCTGGCAGACTTTTCGTCTTGTCACCTTGCCGTTGATCATGCCCGCCGTGGTTGCCGGTGCATTGATGTCGTTTACCTTGTCCATCGATGACTTTGTCATTACATTCTTTACCAAGGGGGTGGGTGAACCGATTCTCCCCATCCATATCTATACGATGATAAAGGTTGCGGTGACGCCGGAAGTGAACGCCATCTCCACATTATTGATGCTGCTCACGCTGGTCATGATCATCATTGCGGCCAGGCTCGAATCGCATGCTTCATCAAGCGCGAACGCAACGTCGCGCGAGACGGGATGATGAATACGCGGTGCATCCATCCAGCGCCGGTTGCATCGTTCCTGTTCCTGCTTGCCTGGCTGGTGTTGTTCACCACGGGCTGCGCGAAACAGGATCAGGATGTTGTCTTCTCCAGCAAGGAAAATGTCCTGCATCTATTCAACTGGAATAATTACATCGCGCCGGAAACGATTGGACGCTTTGAGAAATCCTGCAATTGCAAGCTTTCCCAGGATTATTATTCCGATAATGAGGAAATGCTGGCAAAGCTGTCGGCAGGTGCGACCGGCTACGATCTCATCATTCCCACCGGCAATGCTATGGATACCCTTATTCGCCAGGGCGCCCTGAAACCACTGGATAAATCCTTGTTGCCCAATCTCGGAAATATCAATCCTGCATACCTCGACACACCATTCGATCCGGGCAATAAATATTCCGTTCCATATGCCTATACGCTTACCCTGCTCGGCTTCAATCAGGAGAAAATAAAGAGTCTTGGCCTGCCTACCGACACTTGGGCAGTCATTTTTGAGCCGAAATATCTCGAAAAAATAAAAGGGCGCGTAACGGTACTCGACAGCCAGCGCGAACTGATGGCTGCGGCGCTGAAATATTTAGGCTATTCGGTTAACGATACCGATGAAAAACACTGGAAAGAAGCAGCGAACCTGATCGTGCGCGCCAAGCCTTACTGGGCGGCCTTCAGCAATACCAGCTATATCAAGGAGCTGGCGGTTGGCAATTTGTGGGTGGCGCAAGGATATTCCAACGATATGTTCCAGGCAGCGCTTGATGCCAGAAATACCGGGCGGAAATTCACGATCGGCTATTCGACTCCGAAAGAAGGCGCAGTTCTGGCACTCGACAGCATGGTACTGCATCGAAGTGGAAGCCGTCCCGACCTCGCCCATCAATTCATCAACTTCATGCTGGAGGGGAAAAATTCCGCCGAGCTCACCAATCTCATCGGTTCCGGCAATCCCAACATGGATG
Coding sequences within it:
- a CDS encoding ABC transporter ATP-binding protein; the encoded protein is MALLEIRNVTRRFGSYTAVDNVSISVESGEFFTLLGPSGCGKTTLLRMIAGFDLPDSGQILLDGRDMVGTPPEKRPVHTVFQTYALFPHMTVADNIAFPLKMAGKKPHEIKTSVADALDSVHLSNFSNRFPNELSGGQKQRVAFARGLVNRPRLLLLDEPLGALDAKLREEMQMELINLQKEVGVTFVFVTHAQNEALALSHRIAVMNRGNVEQIDEPSKIYGFPRNRFVADFIGKISMMSAQVLEASPTHLRLDVGEVGEITTAGKEGIKPGDKGTIAIRPEQVLISHPSEEPRLKNHFLGKVRDFLYVGDVTTYIVELANGADIEALLPNSAPGRAKFFEVGDPVSVSWHHDAGIFLND
- a CDS encoding phosphoketolase family protein; amino-acid sequence: MSETRSISTPENKPLSADDLRKMNAYWRAANYLSVGQIYLLDNPLLKAPLALEHIKPRLLGHWGTTPGLNFIYVHLNRVIKKYDLNMFYIAGPGHGGPAMVANTWLEGTYSEFYPRISRDAKGMQRLFKQFSFPGGIPSHVAPETPGSINEGGELGYSLSHAFGAAFDSPDLIVACVVGDGEAETGPLAAAWHSNKFLNPAHDGAVLPILHLNGYKIAGPTLLARISHEELESLLMGYGYEPYFVEGSDPELMHQTMAVTLDVVIGKIRAIQQEARSNGVTTYARWPMIVLRSPKGWTGPEEVDGKKVEGFWRSHQVPFAEIGSKPWHLKLLEDWMKSYKPEELFDDKGTLVPELAALAPQGERRMGANPHANGGQLLKDLEMPDFRDYAIAVPTPGSVVGEATRETGKFLRDVMKLNLDSRNFRVMGADETSSNRLGALFEVTARTWVAQILPEDEHLSPDGRVMEILSEHTCQGWLEGYLLTGRHGLFSCYEAFIHIIDSMFNQHAKWLKVTKEIPWRRPIASLNYLLTSHVWRQDHNGFSHQDPGFIDHVVNKKADIIRVYLPPDANTLLVITDKCLRSRNYINVVVAGKQPALQWLDMDAAITHSTAGIGIWAWASNDQDGEPDVVLACAGDVPTLETLAAVDLLRHHVPELKIRVINVVDLMTLQPKEEHPHGLSGRDFDTLFTTCKPIIFAYHGYPWLIHRLTYRRTNHENLHVRGYKEEGTTTTPFDMTVLNDLDRFHLVMDVVDRVPALGYKGAYLKQLMRDKLIEHEWYIRQYGEDMPEIRDWNWVC
- a CDS encoding ABC transporter substrate-binding protein, with translation MMNTRCIHPAPVASFLFLLAWLVLFTTGCAKQDQDVVFSSKENVLHLFNWNNYIAPETIGRFEKSCNCKLSQDYYSDNEEMLAKLSAGATGYDLIIPTGNAMDTLIRQGALKPLDKSLLPNLGNINPAYLDTPFDPGNKYSVPYAYTLTLLGFNQEKIKSLGLPTDTWAVIFEPKYLEKIKGRVTVLDSQRELMAAALKYLGYSVNDTDEKHWKEAANLIVRAKPYWAAFSNTSYIKELAVGNLWVAQGYSNDMFQAALDARNTGRKFTIGYSTPKEGAVLALDSMVLHRSGSRPDLAHQFINFMLEGKNSAELTNLIGSGNPNMDAIQYIQAEIANNGAIFPAPEMLNHLEMLRDLDRKQRRVLSRLWTEIKLR
- a CDS encoding ABC transporter permease, translating into MTKEEANAPRAARFLVSGPPLLFLVVFFVAPSLIMILTSFRFPGEFGGLAPITAPAGADHGEYGLTAEAYQFFFSNILYAEIFLKSFGVASATTLICLVMAYPLAVLIARSEKRFRNLMVLLVVLPFASNFLIRIYAWMIILGPESGLSHFINAILGAFGIAPVTLLFSPFAVLIGMVYVHLPFMVLPLYTNLEKHDPSLLDAAQDLGANGWQRFWRVTWPLSLPGVFSGSALVFIPVLGMFAVPDILGGTGDILIGNLIKDQFLGTRDWPFGSALSIMLTLAVLSVAGLTAWFARSATGRRAA
- a CDS encoding acetate/propionate family kinase yields the protein MTTIILTVNTGSSSVRLGVFVCDGDTFTEVASIRHDLSVGEPLSVLKEFMQTHALGGITVAAHRVVHGGMNLTAPCLIDRKIEQEIERLALLAPLHNPVALRWIRATREVLKDIVQVAVFDTAFFTALPKTARAYAIPHELAEKHGLRRYGFHGLAHKSMWQSWRALQPGSLRSARIISMQLGAGCSITAIDNGLPRDTSMGFSPLEGLVMATRSGDIDPGLTIFLQRQESLTPEQLDRLLNGRSGLLGVSGISADIRELLRSPDELARLAVDLYCYRARKYVGAYLAVLGGAEAIVFGGGVGENVPEVREKILTGMDWCGIEVDTQKNYGASGMSCISSPFSRIEVWVTPVNEAVILAREADALMKREAD
- the ubiB gene encoding ubiquinone biosynthesis regulatory protein kinase UbiB; this translates as MRFFRLLKILSVAFRFGLDEFFLGHERLRFLRPAVKVATFWRRLDRARGERLRLALETLGPIFVKFGQMLSTRRDLLPQDIADELAKLQDQVPPFPSSLAIKTLEQIYGKPVTEVFLVFDAEPVASASIAQVHLAVLHDGTEVAVKVLRPGIAPIIAHDVALMDSGALLVEALWPDGKRLKPREVVTEFARHLDDELDLMREASNCSQLRRNFLDSPLLLVPEVYWDYCYSGVMVMQRVKGIPISQVTKLREQGVDIPRLARVGVEIFFTQVFRDGYFHADMHPGNIFVGQDGRYIAVDFGIMGTLTDEDKNYLAQNFLAFFRRDYKRVAEAHVEAGWAPKNTRVDDFETAIRAVCEPIFDKPLKEISFGRVLLRLFQTSRQFNVEIQPQLVMLQKTLLNIEGLGRDLDPDLDLWTTAKPYLENWMAEQLGWRGLTRRLAKEASSWAVIMPQFPRLLHQVLNENRTQAMDEKITEILTEQKRQSRLFAAIAAILAALLLWQTWH
- a CDS encoding ABC transporter permease, producing the protein MSRTNIWLWSAAGVIYAFLYVPLVIVVLYSFNDSKLNAEWVGFTLSWYKTLFQNTEMLTAARNSLIIALSASFSATLLGTMAGLAIHRYKLKVLPILVFTPVAMPEILLGVSLLLFFLQVLNLTLGMVSIIIAHTTFCIGFVAIIVRARLQGMDESIFEAARDLGASPWQTFRLVTLPLIMPAVVAGALMSFTLSIDDFVITFFTKGVGEPILPIHIYTMIKVAVTPEVNAISTLLMLLTLVMIIIAARLESHASSSANATSRETG
- a CDS encoding ubiquinone biosynthesis accessory factor UbiJ; the encoded protein is MLASVAIAPLNHLLRGESWARKRLQLHAGRTARFRLPPFPDLALTIQASGEVSAAAKGALDDATLTLIPGLLPRLLAHDEDAYREVRISGDSEFAEEILLIGKSLHWDVEQDISGVTGDILAHRVVKAGEGLMHWQAETARNLWQTLTEYLTEEQPLLAKSMDMHELIHEINTLRNHAASLEMRVNALDR
- a CDS encoding Tim44 domain-containing protein gives rise to the protein MKKILTLLTLAILSFGLAAFDAEARRFGGGKSIGKQREAISPQTPPKSAQTPPAASAPAAAGNRWMGPLAGLAAGGLLAALFMGGAFEGINMMDVLMLAALMAAVFFVVRMMRKPRQEHSARPMQYSGMGAGPGSSGTATATEHATAPGESTAAPAQAQAVASKTANIPADFQVEPFLRNAKTSFIRLQAANDARDLSDIREYTTPEMFAEISMQISERGNEPQRTEVMGINAELLEVVTENNTAIASVRFNGQLRESSNPPEAFDEIWHVQKNIKDPESVWLLAGIQQVS